In Asanoa sp. WMMD1127, one genomic interval encodes:
- a CDS encoding chemotaxis protein CheB, whose product MTPHVIVAGASAGGVEALRAMVAGLPADLPAAVLIVLHVPRTSPSALPAILSRAGKLPAHTARDGETLEHGHIYVAPADHHLLVLDHRLRLSRGPSENGHRPAIDPLFRSAARALGPRVVGVVLSGARDDGAAGLGTIAQRGGQCVVQEPDDALHASMPRAAMERVRVDAVASAAAMGEVLTKMVKAAAERLTAGDDESRPLLDGEIAMSELADLTSEDLALEPAGYGCPSCGGSLFEISDQPVPRYRCRVGHAWSPQSLLDEQAVALEGALWMALRALEDKASLSRRMAESGRRRHVGTEAQYTSSADEADRAASLIRDLIGRIGSTATEEAAIVPGLMPGDRDE is encoded by the coding sequence GTGACGCCACATGTGATCGTCGCCGGCGCCTCGGCCGGAGGCGTCGAGGCGCTGCGGGCCATGGTTGCCGGGTTGCCGGCCGACCTGCCGGCCGCGGTGCTGATCGTCCTGCACGTTCCGCGCACCTCGCCGAGCGCGCTGCCGGCGATCCTGAGCCGGGCCGGCAAGCTGCCGGCGCACACCGCGCGCGACGGCGAGACGCTGGAGCACGGACACATCTACGTCGCCCCGGCCGACCATCACCTGCTCGTGCTCGACCACCGCCTGCGGCTGTCCCGCGGACCGTCCGAGAACGGCCACCGCCCGGCCATCGACCCGCTCTTCCGGTCGGCCGCTCGGGCCCTCGGCCCACGGGTGGTCGGCGTCGTGCTGTCCGGCGCGCGCGACGACGGGGCCGCGGGCCTCGGGACGATCGCGCAGCGCGGCGGCCAGTGCGTGGTCCAGGAGCCCGACGACGCGCTCCACGCGTCCATGCCACGGGCCGCGATGGAGCGCGTGCGGGTCGACGCGGTCGCCTCCGCCGCCGCCATGGGCGAGGTGCTGACCAAGATGGTGAAGGCCGCCGCGGAGCGGCTCACCGCCGGGGACGATGAGTCCCGACCCCTGCTCGACGGAGAGATTGCCATGTCGGAGCTCGCCGACCTGACCAGTGAGGATCTGGCCCTCGAACCAGCCGGTTACGGATGTCCGTCGTGCGGGGGATCGCTGTTCGAGATCAGCGACCAGCCGGTGCCGCGCTACCGCTGCCGGGTGGGGCACGCCTGGTCGCCGCAGAGCCTGCTCGACGAGCAGGCCGTCGCGCTCGAGGGAGCGCTCTGGATGGCGCTGCGGGCCCTGGAGGACAAGGCCTCGCTGAGCCGGCGGATGGCCGAGAGCGGCCGCCGCCGCCACGTCGGCACCGAGGCCCAATACACGTCGAGCGCGGACGAGGCCGACCGGGCCGCCTCGCTGATCCGCGACCTGATCGGACGGATCGGCTCGACCGCCACCGAGGAGGCGGCGATCGTACCTGGGCTGATGCCGGGCGACCGCGACGAGTAA
- a CDS encoding CheR family methyltransferase produces the protein MTSPDPHFESLLLYLKEQRGFDFTGYKRSSLMRRVGRRMDQVGTSDYVEYLDYLQVHPDEFTALFNTILINVTGFFRDPEAWDYLSDQVLRPLIDALPPTAPFRVWSAGCASGEEAYTLAIVLAELMGVDAFRQRVKIYATDVDEEGLAEARLATYGEREIKGLPERFVSTYFEPVANRYAFRKDLRRSVIFGRNDLVQDAPISRIDLLVCRNTLMYLNAETQARILGRFHFALGDSGVLFLGKAEMLLSHGHMFLPVDLKRRIFKKVPRSNGGNGSLFATINESATRQQLIGLDQLRDQAFVGSPVAQIVVTTEGLVALTNRTADAMLGVSARDIGRPFRDLEISYRPTELRKYIEQAQVERRTVQINDIELEPLTGDRVHLEIQVNPIVGSDSGLLGVSLFFHDVTATRRMQDELRDANRQLETAYEELQSTNEELETTNEELQSTVEELETTNEELQSTNEELETMNEELQSTNDELQSINDQLRDSSIELDSARTFLESVLSSLEAGVIVVSPDLQVQAWNRGAEQLWGLRREEVVGQHLLNLDIGLPIDDVRPALRRALAATDNSQNAREEIRVGAVNRRGRPVTLRLTCAPLLAGGSVSGAIMAMEPIEVAQPG, from the coding sequence ATGACGAGTCCCGACCCGCACTTCGAGTCGCTGCTGCTCTATCTCAAGGAGCAGCGCGGCTTCGACTTCACGGGCTACAAGCGGTCGAGCCTGATGCGGCGCGTCGGCCGGCGGATGGACCAGGTCGGCACCTCCGACTACGTCGAATACCTCGACTACCTGCAGGTCCATCCCGACGAGTTCACCGCGCTGTTCAACACGATCCTCATCAACGTCACCGGCTTCTTCCGCGATCCGGAGGCCTGGGACTACCTCTCCGACCAGGTGCTGCGCCCACTGATCGACGCGCTGCCACCGACGGCGCCGTTCCGCGTGTGGAGCGCCGGGTGCGCGTCCGGCGAGGAGGCCTACACGCTGGCGATCGTGCTCGCCGAGCTGATGGGCGTCGACGCGTTCCGCCAACGCGTCAAGATCTATGCCACCGACGTCGACGAGGAAGGGCTGGCGGAGGCCCGGCTGGCCACCTACGGCGAGCGCGAGATCAAGGGCCTGCCCGAGCGCTTCGTTAGCACCTACTTCGAACCCGTCGCCAACCGCTACGCATTCCGCAAGGACCTGCGCCGGTCGGTCATCTTCGGCCGCAACGACCTCGTCCAGGACGCCCCGATCTCCCGCATCGATCTGCTCGTGTGCCGCAACACGCTCATGTACCTCAACGCCGAGACGCAGGCGCGGATCCTCGGCCGCTTCCACTTCGCCCTCGGCGACAGCGGCGTGCTCTTCCTGGGCAAGGCGGAGATGCTGCTCAGCCACGGCCACATGTTCCTGCCGGTCGACCTCAAGCGCCGCATCTTCAAGAAGGTGCCGCGCAGCAACGGCGGCAACGGCTCGCTGTTCGCCACCATCAACGAGAGCGCGACGCGGCAGCAGCTGATCGGTCTCGACCAGCTGCGTGACCAGGCGTTCGTGGGCAGCCCCGTGGCGCAGATCGTCGTCACCACCGAGGGCCTCGTGGCGCTGACCAACCGCACCGCCGACGCGATGCTGGGCGTCTCGGCCCGCGACATCGGCCGGCCGTTCCGCGATCTGGAGATCTCCTACCGCCCGACCGAGCTGCGCAAATACATCGAACAGGCGCAGGTCGAGCGGCGCACCGTCCAGATCAACGACATCGAGCTCGAACCCCTCACGGGTGATCGGGTCCACCTCGAGATCCAGGTCAACCCGATCGTCGGCAGCGACTCGGGCCTGCTCGGCGTCTCGCTGTTCTTCCACGACGTCACGGCGACCCGGCGCATGCAGGACGAGCTCCGCGACGCCAACCGCCAGTTGGAGACCGCCTACGAGGAGCTGCAGTCCACCAACGAAGAGCTGGAGACCACCAACGAGGAGCTGCAGTCGACGGTCGAGGAACTGGAGACGACCAACGAGGAGCTCCAGTCGACCAACGAAGAGCTCGAGACCATGAACGAGGAGCTCCAGTCGACCAACGACGAGTTGCAGAGCATCAACGACCAACTGCGTGACAGCAGCATCGAGCTGGACTCCGCGCGTACCTTTCTCGAATCGGTCCTGTCCAGCCTCGAAGCGGGCGTCATCGTCGTGAGCCCCGACCTCCAGGTGCAGGCCTGGAACCGCGGCGCCGAGCAACTGTGGGGCCTGCGCCGCGAGGAGGTGGTGGGGCAGCACCTCCTCAACCTCGACATCGGACTGCCGATCGACGACGTCCGCCCCGCGCTGCGGCGGGCCCTGGCCGCCACCGACAACAGCCAGAACGCGCGCGAGGAGATCCGCGTCGGCGCGGTCAACCGGCGTGGTCGTCCGGTGACGCTGCGGCTCACCTGCGCGCCGCTGCTCGCCGGCGGGTCCGTGTCAGGGGCGATCATGGCGATGGAGCCCATCGAGGTCGCCCAACCCGGCTGA
- a CDS encoding PfkB family carbohydrate kinase, whose translation MTAHVVVVGDVLLDRDVDGTTTRLVPDGPGAPVLDETSSVERAGGAGLAASFAAASGARVSLVTALADDEAGARLAGLLTGLGIELFPLPVTGGTTVEKIRLRAGGRTLLRLDRGGGATPADPPDAVTDLVAGADAVLVSCYGNGLLRVPGLRHALAGAGGPVVWDPHPRGPIAVPGVALATPNEGELRALTGDDGGGRRLAAATRGAQRLRQHWRASAVAVTLGADGALLSHAAAAPLVLPPPHGLVPPPGADPCGAGDRFAATAAIALADGALTSEAVAAAVTEASRYVAEGGAATRRPRAEPHDVVAHTRAAGGTVVATGGCFDLLHAGHIATLEAARRLGDCLVVCLNSDASVAGLKGPGRPLTPQADRERVLRGLSCVDDVVVFDESTPEAVLSWLRPDVWVKGGDYTGAELPESALVERWGGQTVVVPYLGGRSTTATIAAVRDGGRQLEGAS comes from the coding sequence GTGACGGCGCACGTGGTGGTCGTCGGCGACGTGCTGCTCGACCGCGACGTCGACGGCACCACCACGCGACTGGTCCCGGACGGCCCGGGCGCCCCGGTGCTCGACGAGACGTCCTCGGTGGAGCGGGCCGGCGGGGCCGGGCTGGCGGCGTCGTTCGCGGCCGCCTCCGGCGCCCGGGTCAGCCTGGTCACCGCGCTCGCCGACGACGAGGCCGGCGCCCGGCTGGCCGGCCTGTTGACCGGCCTGGGCATCGAGCTGTTCCCGCTGCCGGTGACCGGCGGGACGACGGTGGAGAAGATCCGGCTGCGGGCCGGCGGACGGACCCTGCTGCGGCTGGACCGCGGTGGCGGCGCCACGCCGGCGGACCCGCCGGACGCCGTCACGGACCTCGTCGCCGGCGCCGACGCGGTGCTGGTGAGCTGCTACGGCAACGGTTTGCTCCGGGTGCCCGGGCTGCGCCACGCGCTCGCCGGCGCCGGGGGACCGGTCGTCTGGGACCCGCATCCCCGCGGGCCGATCGCCGTGCCGGGTGTCGCCCTGGCCACGCCCAACGAGGGCGAGCTGCGGGCGCTGACCGGCGACGACGGCGGCGGCCGGCGGTTGGCCGCCGCGACCCGCGGCGCGCAGCGACTGCGCCAGCACTGGCGGGCCTCCGCGGTGGCCGTCACGCTCGGTGCGGACGGCGCGCTGCTGTCCCATGCGGCGGCCGCTCCGCTGGTGCTGCCGCCGCCGCACGGGCTCGTGCCTCCCCCTGGCGCGGACCCGTGCGGCGCCGGCGACCGGTTCGCGGCCACCGCGGCCATCGCCCTGGCCGACGGCGCGTTGACCTCCGAGGCGGTGGCCGCGGCGGTCACCGAGGCCTCGCGGTACGTCGCCGAGGGTGGCGCCGCCACCCGGCGGCCGCGCGCGGAACCGCACGACGTGGTCGCGCACACGCGGGCCGCCGGCGGCACCGTGGTGGCCACCGGCGGCTGCTTCGACCTGCTGCACGCCGGCCACATCGCCACGCTGGAGGCGGCCCGCCGGCTCGGGGACTGCCTCGTCGTCTGCCTCAACTCCGACGCCAGCGTGGCCGGGCTCAAGGGCCCCGGCCGCCCACTGACGCCGCAGGCGGACCGCGAGCGGGTGCTGCGCGGATTGTCCTGTGTGGACGACGTCGTCGTGTTCGACGAGTCGACACCGGAAGCGGTGCTGTCCTGGCTGCGCCCCGACGTCTGGGTCAAGGGCGGCGACTACACGGGCGCCGAGCTGCCCGAGTCGGCCCTCGTGGAGCGGTGGGGCGGCCAGACCGTGGTCGTGCCCTACCTCGGCGGTCGGTCCACGACCGCCACCATCGCCGCCGTCCGCGACGGCGGTCGCCAACTGGAAGGAGCATCATGA
- a CDS encoding glycosyltransferase family 9 protein has protein sequence MILVLRALGLGDLATAVPALRGLRAAFPGEEIALAAPGWLAPLVPLTGAVDRHIAVPGLNLPQWTLPERPALSVNLHGRGPQSHRLLAVAGAPRMWAWALPGEDGPLWTADEHEVDRWCRLLREHRVETDRDDLDLLPPPTAGPPGLTIVHPGAKAAARRWPVDRFAAVARELTARGHTVVVTGSAVERGLAERVAAGAGLPRSAVLAGDTDVGDLAALVCGARLVVAGDTGIGHLATAYRIPSVLLFGPVAPRLWGPPADRPWHRALHPPATGDPVDGVDPRLAAVSVADVVRAAELALTCAPDRPVRR, from the coding sequence GTGATCCTCGTGCTGCGGGCGCTCGGCCTCGGCGACCTGGCGACCGCCGTGCCGGCCCTGCGGGGCCTGCGGGCCGCGTTCCCGGGCGAGGAGATCGCGCTCGCCGCGCCCGGCTGGCTGGCGCCGCTGGTGCCGCTGACGGGCGCGGTCGACCGGCACATCGCTGTGCCCGGCTTGAACCTGCCACAGTGGACGCTGCCGGAGCGGCCGGCGCTGTCGGTCAACCTGCACGGCCGTGGCCCGCAGTCGCACCGGCTGCTGGCCGTGGCCGGCGCGCCCCGCATGTGGGCGTGGGCGCTGCCGGGCGAGGATGGTCCCCTGTGGACGGCCGACGAGCACGAGGTCGACCGCTGGTGCCGGCTGCTGCGGGAGCACCGCGTCGAGACCGACCGGGACGACCTCGACCTGCTGCCGCCGCCCACCGCCGGGCCGCCCGGGCTGACCATCGTCCACCCGGGCGCGAAGGCGGCGGCCCGCCGGTGGCCCGTCGACCGCTTCGCCGCGGTCGCCCGTGAGCTGACGGCCCGCGGCCACACGGTCGTGGTGACCGGTTCGGCCGTCGAGCGGGGACTGGCGGAACGCGTGGCGGCCGGAGCGGGGCTGCCGCGGTCGGCGGTGCTGGCCGGCGACACCGACGTGGGCGACCTGGCGGCGCTGGTGTGCGGCGCGCGGCTGGTGGTCGCGGGGGACACCGGGATCGGTCACCTGGCGACCGCGTACCGGATCCCGTCGGTCCTGCTTTTCGGTCCGGTCGCGCCGCGGTTGTGGGGGCCGCCCGCCGACCGGCCCTGGCACCGGGCGCTGCATCCGCCGGCCACCGGCGATCCGGTGGACGGCGTCGACCCGCGCCTGGCCGCGGTCAGCGTGGCCGACGTGGTGCGGGCGGCCGAGCTGGCGCTGACGTGCGCACCTGACCGCCCAGTCCGGCGATGA
- a CDS encoding DUF6328 family protein — MVKETEKQRWDRNFSDLLQELRVAQTGVQILFAFLLTLPFSNGFPRTTPFQKDVYIVALIAAACATALIISPVAFHRALFRQGRKPELVKYAHKVATGGLFFMFVSMVSAVLLITDYVLPWPAALVISLCTGLFFVSFWAILPWSRRDWGEPDKTEEQTDERRENPEPYEVK, encoded by the coding sequence ATGGTCAAAGAGACCGAGAAGCAGAGGTGGGACCGCAACTTCAGCGACCTGCTGCAGGAGCTGCGCGTCGCGCAGACGGGCGTGCAGATCCTCTTCGCGTTCCTGCTGACGCTGCCGTTCAGTAACGGGTTCCCGCGCACCACGCCGTTCCAGAAGGACGTCTACATCGTCGCGCTGATCGCGGCCGCCTGCGCCACCGCGCTGATCATCTCGCCGGTCGCCTTCCACCGGGCGCTGTTCCGGCAGGGTCGCAAACCCGAACTGGTGAAGTACGCGCACAAGGTGGCCACCGGCGGCCTGTTCTTCATGTTCGTGTCGATGGTCTCCGCCGTCCTGCTCATCACCGACTACGTGCTGCCATGGCCGGCCGCGCTGGTCATCTCGCTGTGCACCGGGCTCTTCTTCGTCTCGTTCTGGGCCATCCTTCCGTGGTCCCGCCGCGACTGGGGCGAGCCCGACAAGACCGAGGAGCAGACCGACGAGCGGCGGGAGAACCCGGAGCCCTATGAGGTGAAGTGA
- a CDS encoding GAF and ANTAR domain-containing protein produces the protein MTERQTAQGRPSESFAADPAVLETLATKLSDLARALQAESSLGGTLDAIVATAIGTVPGADFAGISQVENRRRVRTTTGTDDLVFDVDQFQYDLGEGPCLDALYEHRTVRVDDMAVEGRWPRFSAAAHERGIASMLAFQLYVVSGNLGSLNLYSRHVGAFDDESERIGLLFAAHAGVALADAQQLNQLSRALDVRDLIGQAKGILMERHKLTGDQAFALLVAASQTTNTKLLEVARYLVETGELG, from the coding sequence GTGACCGAACGACAGACGGCGCAGGGCCGGCCGTCGGAAAGCTTCGCGGCGGACCCGGCGGTCCTGGAGACCCTCGCCACCAAGTTGAGCGATCTGGCCCGTGCGCTCCAGGCGGAGAGCAGCCTCGGCGGGACGCTGGACGCGATCGTGGCGACGGCGATCGGCACCGTTCCGGGAGCGGACTTCGCGGGGATCTCCCAGGTGGAGAATCGACGTCGCGTCCGCACGACCACCGGCACCGACGACCTGGTCTTCGACGTGGATCAGTTCCAGTACGACCTCGGCGAGGGGCCGTGCCTCGACGCGCTCTACGAGCACCGCACGGTCCGGGTCGACGACATGGCGGTCGAGGGCCGGTGGCCGCGGTTCAGCGCCGCGGCGCACGAGCGCGGCATCGCCAGCATGCTGGCGTTCCAGCTCTACGTGGTGAGCGGCAACCTCGGCAGCCTCAACCTCTACTCCCGGCACGTCGGCGCGTTCGACGACGAGTCCGAGCGGATCGGCCTGCTGTTCGCGGCGCACGCGGGCGTGGCGCTGGCGGACGCGCAGCAGCTCAACCAGCTCTCCCGCGCCCTCGACGTCCGCGATCTGATCGGTCAGGCCAAGGGCATCCTGATGGAGCGGCACAAGCTGACCGGCGACCAGGCGTTCGCCCTGCTGGTGGCGGCGAGCCAGACCACCAACACCAAGCTGCTCGAGGTGGCGCGCTACCTGGTCGAGACCGGCGAGCTGGGCTGA
- a CDS encoding SDR family oxidoreductase, with translation MTIDPSTGRAVLVTGGASGLGAAVVDAVAKAGGRPFVLDRQPSAAGVPWVECDLADTRAAERATVTLAEQAGGLDGVVTAAGTDLPGRLSDIPGDRWDMVVTVDLLATAAVVRAALPYLERSHGTVVTVASTLGLKAVSDATAYCAAKFGVVGFTRALAAETAGQIGVTLLIPGGMRTAFFDGRTEQYKPGPDAVLNDPAQVAAAVLFALEQPPGSAIREMVVCAEQESSYP, from the coding sequence ATGACGATCGACCCCTCCACCGGACGGGCGGTGCTGGTCACCGGCGGCGCCAGCGGACTCGGTGCGGCCGTGGTCGACGCGGTGGCCAAGGCCGGCGGCCGGCCCTTCGTGCTCGACCGGCAGCCCTCCGCGGCCGGAGTGCCCTGGGTCGAGTGCGACCTGGCCGACACCCGCGCCGCCGAGCGCGCCACCGTCACGCTGGCCGAGCAGGCCGGCGGCCTCGACGGTGTGGTCACCGCGGCGGGCACGGATCTCCCCGGTCGGCTCTCCGACATCCCCGGTGACCGGTGGGACATGGTGGTCACCGTCGACCTGCTGGCCACCGCCGCGGTCGTGCGGGCGGCGCTGCCCTACCTCGAACGGTCGCACGGCACGGTCGTCACCGTGGCCTCGACGCTGGGCCTCAAGGCGGTCAGCGACGCGACCGCCTACTGCGCGGCCAAGTTCGGCGTCGTGGGCTTCACCCGCGCGCTGGCGGCGGAGACGGCCGGCCAGATCGGCGTGACGCTGCTCATCCCCGGCGGCATGCGGACCGCGTTCTTCGACGGGCGGACCGAGCAGTACAAGCCCGGCCCGGACGCGGTGCTCAACGACCCGGCCCAGGTCGCCGCGGCGGTGCTGTTCGCCCTCGAACAGCCGCCCGGAAGCGCGATCCGGGAGATGGTTGTCTGCGCCGAGCAGGAGTCGTCCTACCCGTGA
- a CDS encoding sigma-70 family RNA polymerase sigma factor, producing the protein MPLTQGAGPEAPLDAIAREYAEARRTGQDVAQRQELLWQQALPMADRLARSFAHRGEPIDDLRQVARLGMVKAVNGVAPDRGSFTGYAATTVRGELRRYFRDACWDTHVPRGVQELMLETSRAIEELTYELSREPTRSELCERLNVPADELELALQARQAYRARSLNRPAASEDAGEQSEEVGDLIGAPDRDLAKVDDVQTVRGLITRLPAREREILALRFYGNRSQAEIAAATGISQMHVSRLLSRTLEWLRAGLLTDTAAPYPGMGDEGPDERTLEIAVSNDRGVARIAVRGEIDHDNVDELRPTLVFCCRNARAGVAVDLRHVPFVDAAAIGALADAYRLAWRRGVRLVLVNPGRTVARSLVIAGLGGQVRTSAPARPPAPRRPR; encoded by the coding sequence ATGCCCTTGACACAAGGAGCCGGCCCCGAAGCACCGCTCGACGCGATCGCGCGCGAGTACGCCGAGGCCCGGCGCACCGGCCAGGACGTCGCCCAGCGGCAGGAGCTGCTGTGGCAACAGGCCCTGCCGATGGCCGACCGGCTCGCCCGCTCGTTCGCCCATCGTGGTGAGCCGATCGACGACCTGCGCCAGGTCGCCCGGCTGGGGATGGTCAAGGCCGTCAACGGCGTGGCTCCGGACCGCGGGTCCTTCACCGGCTACGCCGCCACCACCGTCCGCGGCGAGCTGCGCCGCTATTTCCGCGACGCCTGCTGGGACACCCATGTGCCGCGCGGCGTCCAGGAGCTGATGCTGGAGACCTCGCGCGCGATCGAGGAGCTGACGTACGAGCTGTCCCGCGAACCGACCCGGTCGGAGCTCTGCGAGCGCCTGAACGTGCCGGCCGACGAGCTCGAACTGGCGCTGCAGGCCCGGCAGGCCTACCGCGCCCGGTCCCTCAACCGCCCGGCCGCCAGCGAGGACGCCGGCGAGCAGTCAGAGGAGGTCGGCGACCTGATCGGCGCCCCGGACCGCGATCTGGCGAAGGTCGACGACGTCCAGACGGTCCGCGGCCTGATCACCCGGTTGCCCGCGCGGGAACGCGAGATCCTCGCGCTGCGGTTCTACGGCAACCGGAGCCAGGCCGAGATCGCCGCCGCGACGGGGATCTCGCAGATGCACGTCTCCCGGTTGCTGTCCCGCACGCTGGAGTGGCTGCGGGCGGGCCTGCTGACGGACACCGCGGCCCCCTACCCCGGCATGGGAGACGAGGGTCCCGACGAGCGGACCCTGGAGATCGCGGTCAGCAACGACCGCGGTGTGGCCCGGATCGCTGTCCGCGGCGAGATCGACCACGACAACGTCGACGAGCTGCGGCCCACCCTCGTCTTCTGTTGCCGCAACGCCCGGGCCGGCGTGGCCGTCGACCTGCGGCACGTGCCGTTCGTCGACGCGGCGGCGATCGGCGCACTGGCCGACGCCTACCGGCTCGCGTGGCGGCGCGGCGTCCGGCTCGTGCTGGTCAACCCGGGCCGCACCGTGGCCCGGTCGCTGGTCATCGCCGGACTGGGCGGTCAGGTGCGCACGTCAGCGCCAGCTCGGCCGCCCGCACCACGTCGGCCACGCTGA
- a CDS encoding STAS domain-containing protein, which produces MRQFRTYVATPVPAGLQVSLERRHPLTTVVTVVGEVDMDVLEPLEDALARVLPARPGATVEVDLTGVTFMDASGISALLRCRKQVKDAGLTFLVRNPQPLIYRMLLLCGLVDTLDVQLAGD; this is translated from the coding sequence ATGCGACAATTCCGCACATACGTTGCCACACCGGTTCCCGCGGGTCTCCAGGTCTCCCTCGAGCGCCGTCATCCGCTGACCACCGTCGTGACCGTGGTCGGTGAGGTCGACATGGACGTGCTCGAGCCGCTGGAAGACGCGCTCGCGCGCGTGCTGCCCGCTCGTCCCGGCGCCACGGTGGAGGTCGACCTCACCGGCGTCACGTTCATGGACGCGAGCGGGATCAGCGCGCTGCTGCGATGCCGCAAACAGGTGAAGGACGCGGGCCTCACCTTCCTGGTGCGAAATCCGCAGCCGCTGATCTATCGGATGCTGCTGTTGTGCGGCCTGGTCGACACCCTCGACGTGCAGCTGGCCGGCGACTGA
- a CDS encoding STAS domain-containing protein, translating to MRESQLRFAVESDERASVVTADGTLSAGTSSALRSTLHKCLVDQPSAVILDLTRIEVAERGCLTVLSAVARQASIWPAVPFVVVESRRDVLTDLDRLGFSRAVPVRPTVAAALESIDQGEAQPTVREILPPIRGAARHARAVITESCLSWGFAGVVGPACAVATELISNATRHADTTMTLRLSHRGRWLLLAVEDGGAGLPERLPMPAHDDGGPGRGLGLVEALSHRWGWLSTDAGKVVWAVLRV from the coding sequence ATGCGGGAAAGTCAGCTGCGGTTCGCCGTCGAGTCCGACGAACGCGCGTCCGTCGTCACGGCGGACGGGACGCTGAGCGCGGGCACGTCCAGCGCGCTGCGCTCGACGCTGCACAAGTGCCTCGTCGACCAGCCCAGTGCCGTGATCCTCGACCTCACCCGCATCGAGGTGGCCGAGCGAGGGTGTCTGACCGTCCTGTCGGCCGTGGCGCGGCAGGCGAGCATCTGGCCGGCGGTGCCGTTCGTGGTCGTCGAGTCACGGCGGGACGTCCTGACCGACCTCGACCGGCTGGGATTTTCCCGCGCCGTCCCGGTGCGTCCGACGGTGGCGGCGGCGCTCGAGTCGATCGACCAGGGTGAGGCGCAACCGACCGTACGCGAGATTCTGCCCCCGATCCGCGGCGCCGCCCGACACGCCCGCGCGGTGATCACGGAAAGCTGCCTCAGCTGGGGATTCGCCGGCGTGGTCGGTCCCGCGTGCGCGGTGGCGACGGAGCTCATCAGCAATGCCACCCGGCACGCCGACACCACCATGACATTGCGACTGTCACATCGCGGGCGCTGGCTCCTGCTCGCGGTCGAGGACGGCGGCGCCGGCCTGCCCGAACGGCTGCCGATGCCCGCACACGACGACGGCGGTCCCGGGCGTGGCCTGGGCCTGGTGGAAGCGCTCAGCCACCGCTGGGGCTGGCTGTCCACGGACGCCGGCAAGGTCGTCTGGGCGGTCCTGCGGGTGTGA